TGGATACGGGTGAAGTCTTACCTTCTAACAACTACCGCATACAACTTGAGCCTCAGCTGATTACAACTGCTCCCAGCGGATTAAACCTCAATGCCAGGTTCGATGCAGGTGTTAATGAAAGTTCGAACGTGCGAGCTATCCTAGGATTTGGGCGCACGGATTTTCATTGGGGTCTTATGTACAAGTGGGTTCCTATTCCAGATTACGAAGGGCAACCTGCACTTGGAATAATGGGTGGATTTGAATGGGCACGGGACGACGATAAATCAGTTCTTACGGCCCGAATACATCCAATTATTAGTAAAGAGTTTGGAACCGATATCGGAAAACTAACTCCCTACGCGTCTGTTCCTATCGGACTTTCCGGCGGAGACGGCTCATCAAAAACGCCCATCCAACTTGCACTCGGAACAGGGTGGAAGCCTACAGATTTAAACAAAGTCTCTTTCTTAGCGGAAGCTGGGCTTGAGCTCAATGATTCCTTTTCTTACGTATCCGTTGCGGCACAAATTGCCTTCGACGAAGAAGGCATCGCCTTCGAATAATTTTAGATGAAGAACGCAGCGCTTTGATTCCACACCTCCCCCAATCTCATTGGGCGCCGACTTAGAGCTGAGGCGTGAGACCAAGGCCTTCTCTTACTATAGGCCATCGTCTGGTAATCGTACTTTTCACCTAAAGGTTCTGACTTACTTCTTGGTTCCACTGATAATAGTGACTACAAAATTATCTAAACCAAAAGGGGAGAAGTCAGATGCGAACAAGCATTGCACTGAGAGGAAGTCTATTTGTCATTTCAATGACAACGATTCTAGTTAATTGTTCCGGCAGCGGAGGTGTTGGCACCACAGCGTCAAGCACACTATCAAGTTTTGCCAGCACTATGGCCGAAGATATTGTTGTGGCATCGCCAACAGCAAGTACGTCTTCGACGCTTGCATTCACCTTTTTAGAAAACGCTGCAGATACCGGAGCCTTCGCCGCACCTAGTGCAACTGATACCGCAGCTACAAAAAAAACGTCGCTCGCAACACTTCTTGCCGCAACAGCACCTGCTACTTGCGGCATTTCGATAACTTTGTCGGCGCGGCAACACGAGCAAATTGTTACGGGCCTAGTGTCAACTATACGAACCATGAGATGGGCAATGGCAGCGGCAACTGGCCTGGCGGCGATCTTGGTATTTGGGAAGAGTCTGTTGACGGCGAAGCCTGTGCTTCTGCGCAGTTAACAGCTCAAATGCGAGGAGTAATCTCTTACATCGACATGGCCCAGTTCATTGGTGCCGGAATGAGCTGCACAGCCAACAAAAATAGTCTAACTCTTCCGGGAGTTGGCGAAAGCTTGGATCTTGCAAGCGCTTTAGCAGGGTTAGTTACAATTGATTCTACGGCTGTTACAATTACAACTGCAACCTTAGCACGCGCTGCAAATGATTCTTCTGGGAATCCCGTATACATATCTACGCTTGAGGGAACTGCCGGATCAAACTCTTACTTTATTAGAATCAAACACGTGCCCACTGCGGCAGATGATTCTACGAACAAAGGGAAGATCTCTGTAAAGATCACAACAGGCTCTGCTACAGACGGGGTTTCACTCGACTACGAAAAGACATCCGCAACAGCCGCTCGAATGTTGTTGAGAAAAATTAATTTCTCAAGCACTGGCCAAGATCCGTTTGCATCTGCAACCGACTTTACAGTCGATTATGCGAAGTCTTGGAACAATAATGCCGACCACTTCCTCGCTGAAATCAATCCAGCCGACTACACCGGAAAGTATTCCTACGCTTGGCAAGCAGGCACTGGCGACTCTCATACACGCGTATTTAACGCCACCGTTGCGACAGCATCTGGCGCAACAACCGGAACTGCTTTTTTTGGATTTGGTCCAACAGTACAAACTGGGGCTGGAGCGATTTCTGGAATGATCTGTGCCTGGACGGGGCCAGACTCAAACCACACTCCTGTTAGTAAAGTACAAAGGCAAGACATAGTACTTACCGCCGGCAAGTTTGCAGTTTCTGGAACTTCAAAGACCGTTTTTGATCCTGTAGCAGACTGTGAAGCAGCTGGGGCCATGAGTATGAACTGGAATAGTGGGGCGAGCACTCGCGCGGCAAGCTCTACTACTGAAAATCTAGAACTTTTAACAGCTGTCTCCGCTGTATTCGGAAGCCAACCGACAGCTCCCGCCAACGTCGATCTGTAAACGAAATTTTAAGACTTCGAATGCGCTGGTTTGCAATAAAGCCAGCGCTTCAATCTAGGCGAACTTCGCTATCACCATGCATTATGCAAACCATGCCGCAATCAGCGCCAAAAGGGCTGGTATTCCTTGAACAAGTAAAATGCGACGGCTCACTGAATAACCCCCATAAATGGCAGCTACTAATATGCAAATCAAAAAGAAAAGAGCTAATTGCTTTGAAACCTGTGAATCAGGATGAAAGATTGCCCATATCAATCCAGCCGCCAAAAATCCATTGTAAAGCCC
The sequence above is a segment of the Bdellovibrionales bacterium CG10_big_fil_rev_8_21_14_0_10_45_34 genome. Coding sequences within it:
- a CDS encoding DUF1304 domain-containing protein codes for the protein MVIRNFLLSGVAILHIYFLILEMFLWTKPTGRKIFRMTQEQAKDRAVLAANQGLYNGFLAAGLIWAIFHPDSQVSKQLALFFLICILVAAIYGGYSVSRRILLVQGIPALLALIAAWFA